In one Pempheris klunzingeri isolate RE-2024b chromosome 8, fPemKlu1.hap1, whole genome shotgun sequence genomic region, the following are encoded:
- the LOC139205034 gene encoding RLA class II histocompatibility antigen, DP alpha-1 chain-like: MKNCSSDMKRSALIILMLKGFCALSQNTHEVLYSVGCFLNGTAEVQFEFDALEVSYVDFQTEEVIYTVPRFVDPDPSQILVGLSILKDALQNKLSCLAITALCAVEEKSPPKEKDPPESILYPAEEAELGVENRLICFANHFYPPYIKVDWTKNGHPVSEGVSLSRYYPNTDQTFHQFSTLTFTPTEGDIYSCTVEHSALDRPITRVWELDLTRPSLGPDICCGVGLILGLVGVVVGVFLMVKGHHGQ; encoded by the exons ATGAAGAACTGTAGCTCAGACATGAAGCGCTCTGCTCTCATAATCCTGATGCTCAAGGGCTTCTGTGCCTTATCACAAA ATACTCATGAAGTTCTCTATTCTGTGGGCTGCTTTTTGAATGGCACAGCCGAGGTACAGTTTGAGTTTGATGCACTGGAGGTTTCATATGTGGATTTCCAAACAGAGGAAGTTATTTACACAGTGCCCAGATTTGTTGATCCTGATCCAAGTCAGATTTTAGTAGGTCTGAGTATACTTAAAGATGCTCTGCAAAACAAGCTCTCCTGTTTAGCAATTACTGCACTCTGTGCAGTGGAAGAGAAAAGTCCACCAAAAGAAAAAG ACCCCCCTGAGAGCATCCTCTACCCTGCAGAGGAAGCTGAGCTGGGAGTTGAAAACCGTCTCATCTGCTTTGCGAATCATTTCTACCCACCGTACATCAAAGTCGACTGGACCAAAAATGGTCATCCAGTGTCAGAGGGGGTGTCACTCAGTCGATATTATCCCAATACTGATCAAACCTTCCACCAGTTCTCCACCCTGACGTTCACGCCGACGGAGGGGGACATTTACAGCTGTACTGTGGAGCATTCAGCCCTGGACAGGCCTATAACAAGGGTCTGGG AACTTGACTTGACTCGTCCCAGTCTTGGACCGGACATTTGCTGTGGAGTGGGCCTGATTCTGGGCTTGGTGGGAGTTGTCGTTGGAGTATTTCTAATGGTTAAGGGACACCATGGACAATAA
- the LOC139205047 gene encoding rano class II histocompatibility antigen, A beta chain-like isoform X2, which produces MFQALGFFTLLLAFLRADAFFGHILIHCQFTSPDGHDAVYLEQFYFNKKLMAQYNSTLGKIIGYTKKAQELADILNKDVHLLKHEKWKTDLCKRNAPLAYDGLLTPVEPYVWLRSVKAASSRHPGLLVCSVYNFYPRQIRVTWLRNGKGVTSDVTSTEELSNGNWLYQIHSYLEFTPIPGEKITCMVEHASLMEPKLYDWEPMADSMTYKITVGTAGLLLGLTFLVAGLIYYKKRSTVRVLVPTTEVLYPEHTL; this is translated from the exons ATGTTTCAAGCTCTCGGCTTCTTTACTCTCCTGTTGGCATTTTTAAGAGCAG ACGCTTTCTTTGGTCACATTTTGATTCATTGCCAGTTTACTTCACCCGATGGTCATGATGCTGTGTACCTGGAGCAGTTCTACTTTAACAAGAAGTTGATGGCACAATACAACAGCACATTGGGGAAAATTATCGGCTACACAAAGAAAGCACAAGAACTTGCCGATATCCTCAACAAGGATGTACATCTTCTGAAACATGAGAAATGGAAGACAGACCTTTGCAAGAGAAATGCACCGTTGGCTTATGATGGCCTTCTGACCCCAG TTGAGCCATACGTTTGGCTGAGGTCAGTCAAGGCAGCGAGCAGCAGACATCCAGGCCTGCTTGTCTGTAGTGTGTACAACTTTTATCCCAGACAAATCAGAGTGACGTGGCTGAGGAATGGAAAGGGGGTGACATCTGATGTGACGTCCACTGAGGAACTGTCCAATGGGAACTGGCTCTACCAGATCCACTCCTATCTGGAGTTTACACCCATACCTGGAGAGAAAATCACCTGCATGGTGGAGCATGCCAGCCTCATGGAGCCCAAGCTCTACGACTGGG AGCCCATGGCTGACTCCATGACATATAAGATCACTGTTGGGACAGCAGGGCTGCTGCTGGGTCTGACCTTTTTAGTTGCTGGGCTGATTTATTACAAGAAGAGATCCACTG TGCGGGTTTTGGTGCCAACCACTGAG GTTTTATATCCAGAGCACACCCTTTAA
- the LOC139205876 gene encoding SPRY domain-containing SOCS box protein 2, with translation MGLSLSVWLCSRADGSPPSSPSAFSPLAIPTSSRLAITLSSSPVAPGDSRSLWSSVHCSPHFLLSACKQEVTRSPVERSSDGVRAEVGVKSGLHVWEVVWNPSHRGSHAVLGISRQSCPLQASGYNVLIGGDSQSWGWELKANQLWHGGQSLGLYPGKRKRCPSASTGDFKPQSSSSSHSKAAEMPLLIPEHILLVLDADAGTLGFIVDGSFLGVAFKDLPRGVELFPAVSSVRGGASIRLRYLNGATRDPPALMALCGLSIRRVLGQQRQNQMEKLPLPPCLQHYLLSSQ, from the exons ATGGGTCTGTCACTGTCGGTTTGGCTGTGCAGCAGGGCAGACGgcagccctccctcctctccatcagcttTCTCTCCGCTGGCCATCCCGACCTCATCCCGCCTCGCCATcacactgagctcctctccAGTGGCTCCAGGAGACAGTCGCTCGCTTTGGAGCTCAGTCCACTGCTctcctcacttcctgctgtctgCCTGCAAGCAGGAAGTGACACGTTCACCTGTTGAGAGGAGCAGCGATGGGGTGAGGGCGGAGGTGGGGGTGAAGAGTGGGCTTCACGTCTGGGAGGTGGTGTGGAACCCCAGCCACAGGGGCAGTCATGCTGTCCTGGGCATTTCCAGGCAGAGCTGCCCTCTGCAGGCCTCAGGGTACAACGTGCTGATCGGTGGGGACTCGCAGTCCTGGGGCTGGGAACTCAAAGCCAACCAGCTCTGGCATGGTGGACAGAGTCTGGGACTTTACccaggaaagaggaagaggtgtcCCTCTGCCTCCACAGGTGATTTTAAACCccagtcctcctcttcctcacactctAAAGCGGCAGAGATGCCCCTCCTCATCCCAGAGCACATCCTGCTGGTCCTGGACGCTGATGCAGGGACTCTGGGATTCATCGTTGATGGCAGCTTCCTTGGTGTGGCCTTTAAAGACCTCCCTCGTGGAGTGGAGCTGTTCCCAGCAGTGAGCAGTGTGAGAGGAGGAGCCAGCATTCGACTACGATACCTGAATGGTGCCACAC GTGATCCCCCTGCCCTGATGGCGTTATGTGGTCTGTCAATTCGTCGGGTTTTAGGGCAACAGAGGCAGAATCAAATGGAAAAACTGCCTCTACCCCCTTGTCTCCAGCACTACCTGCTTTCTAGTCAATAA
- the LOC139205047 gene encoding rano class II histocompatibility antigen, A beta chain-like isoform X1: protein MFQALGFFTLLLAFLRADAFFGHILIHCQFTSPDGHDAVYLEQFYFNKKLMAQYNSTLGKIIGYTKKAQELADILNKDVHLLKHEKWKTDLCKRNAPLAYDGLLTPVEPYVWLRSVKAASSRHPGLLVCSVYNFYPRQIRVTWLRNGKGVTSDVTSTEELSNGNWLYQIHSYLEFTPIPGEKITCMVEHASLMEPKLYDWEPMADSMTYKITVGTAGLLLGLTFLVAGLIYYKKRSTGERLILINMKINIKTRSQFL, encoded by the exons ATGTTTCAAGCTCTCGGCTTCTTTACTCTCCTGTTGGCATTTTTAAGAGCAG ACGCTTTCTTTGGTCACATTTTGATTCATTGCCAGTTTACTTCACCCGATGGTCATGATGCTGTGTACCTGGAGCAGTTCTACTTTAACAAGAAGTTGATGGCACAATACAACAGCACATTGGGGAAAATTATCGGCTACACAAAGAAAGCACAAGAACTTGCCGATATCCTCAACAAGGATGTACATCTTCTGAAACATGAGAAATGGAAGACAGACCTTTGCAAGAGAAATGCACCGTTGGCTTATGATGGCCTTCTGACCCCAG TTGAGCCATACGTTTGGCTGAGGTCAGTCAAGGCAGCGAGCAGCAGACATCCAGGCCTGCTTGTCTGTAGTGTGTACAACTTTTATCCCAGACAAATCAGAGTGACGTGGCTGAGGAATGGAAAGGGGGTGACATCTGATGTGACGTCCACTGAGGAACTGTCCAATGGGAACTGGCTCTACCAGATCCACTCCTATCTGGAGTTTACACCCATACCTGGAGAGAAAATCACCTGCATGGTGGAGCATGCCAGCCTCATGGAGCCCAAGCTCTACGACTGGG AGCCCATGGCTGACTCCATGACATATAAGATCACTGTTGGGACAGCAGGGCTGCTGCTGGGTCTGACCTTTTTAGTTGCTGGGCTGATTTATTACAAGAAGAGATCCACTGGTGAGAGATTGATTCTAATCAATAtgaaaattaacattaaaactaGATCTCAGTTtctgtaa